One part of the Abditibacteriaceae bacterium genome encodes these proteins:
- a CDS encoding ATP-binding protein encodes MSNAQHNQEPLDVRQLHLPGTPDSLPPIRELVVESAESCGFDAQDVAKIEMAVGEACSNIIEHAYLTQPLRLEIEVQVHTFANRLEVTVIDFSTINFPVDEMPGVPLDDYIDAQRRRGLGLYIIRNFVDHVEHRFICGQGNELRLIKYRA; translated from the coding sequence GTGTCCAACGCCCAGCACAATCAGGAACCCCTCGACGTGCGGCAGTTGCATTTGCCGGGCACGCCCGATTCTTTGCCGCCCATCCGCGAGCTTGTCGTGGAATCCGCCGAAAGCTGCGGCTTCGACGCGCAGGATGTCGCCAAGATTGAAATGGCGGTCGGCGAAGCGTGTTCCAATATCATCGAGCACGCCTATCTCACGCAGCCTTTGCGCTTGGAAATCGAAGTTCAAGTTCACACCTTTGCCAATCGTCTTGAAGTCACGGTTATCGATTTTTCCACGATTAATTTCCCCGTAGATGAAATGCCAGGCGTCCCGCTTGATGATTACATCGATGCGCAGCGGCGGCGCGGACTGGGCCTTTATATCATTCGCAACTTCGTCGATCATGTGGAGCACCGCTTTATTTGCGGACAGGGCAACGAACTTCGCCTCATTAAATATCGCGCATAA
- a CDS encoding STAS domain-containing protein, with protein sequence MKELKIDHETTSVDGRDVNILRLEGYVDAHTFTDFEEELTKLVEGGHYNLLLDLEKLTYINSTGLGLLMATFRQARQYQGDLVIAKMSDKITNIFNLLGFSRLIHTYPTEQEALQKFAQTAEPA encoded by the coding sequence ATGAAGGAACTCAAAATCGACCATGAAACCACGTCGGTAGACGGACGCGACGTGAATATTTTGCGTCTGGAAGGTTACGTGGACGCCCATACTTTTACTGACTTTGAAGAAGAACTGACCAAGCTCGTCGAGGGCGGCCATTACAATTTGCTGCTCGATCTGGAAAAGCTGACTTATATCAACTCGACCGGCCTGGGTTTGCTGATGGCGACCTTCCGCCAGGCGCGCCAGTATCAAGGCGATTTGGTTATTGCCAAAATGAGCGACAAGATTACCAACATTTTTAACCTGCTTGGTTTTTCCCGCCTCATCCACACCTATCCGACCGAACAGGAAGCATTGCAGAAGTTCGCCCAAACCGCTGAACCGGCTTAA
- a CDS encoding RsmE family RNA methyltransferase: MTRIYLSRDAIETGERGGAMELDAETSKKLLKVLRLSPGEMFVGFDGFGREWDCALLPPDEENPKSKIARAALIAEREEATPRRLHLSVAQAIPKGDKMDWVLQKGTELGIAEFWPFVAARSVPEYDDDRALARAERWRKIAATAAAQCGRADVPIVHAISEFSTVVDYGTTNSRCFFLDELGETGALRASLEKEALEGDEETPARAMIIVGPEGGWTERERDWATRYGAEAVGLGRLVLRTETAALVAATVLQWEAGELD, from the coding sequence ATGACCCGCATTTATCTTTCTCGTGACGCGATTGAAACCGGCGAACGCGGTGGCGCGATGGAACTCGATGCCGAAACCTCGAAGAAGCTGCTGAAAGTGCTGCGGCTTTCGCCCGGCGAAATGTTCGTCGGTTTCGATGGCTTCGGGCGCGAGTGGGATTGTGCGCTGTTGCCGCCCGACGAAGAAAACCCGAAAAGCAAAATCGCGCGCGCCGCTCTCATTGCCGAGCGCGAAGAAGCCACGCCGCGCCGCCTGCATCTTTCCGTCGCGCAGGCGATTCCCAAAGGCGACAAGATGGATTGGGTCTTGCAAAAAGGCACCGAACTTGGCATCGCCGAATTCTGGCCGTTTGTCGCCGCGCGCAGCGTTCCCGAATACGACGACGACCGCGCCCTCGCCCGCGCCGAACGCTGGCGCAAGATTGCGGCGACAGCGGCGGCGCAATGCGGGCGTGCCGATGTGCCGATTGTTCACGCTATTTCGGAATTCTCGACCGTTGTCGATTACGGAACGACCAATTCGCGCTGCTTCTTTCTCGACGAGCTGGGCGAAACCGGTGCGTTGCGCGCGAGTTTGGAAAAAGAAGCATTAGAGGGCGACGAAGAAACGCCTGCGCGCGCAATGATTATCGTCGGGCCGGAAGGCGGCTGGACAGAACGCGAGCGCGACTGGGCGACGCGTTACGGGGCCGAAGCCGTTGGTTTGGGGCGTCTGGTGTTGCGAACCGAAACGGCGGCTCTGGTGGCTGCGACAGTGCTGCAATGGGAAGCGGGCGAACTCGATTAG
- the prmA gene encoding 50S ribosomal protein L11 methyltransferase: MTEKWTELRARVTTEDSELAAYWMMESGCDGVQIDDTQLHFDASEDATFETKGTADVRSFVLEADAAEIAEKIKAALAEADIKAEIEMLLVKEEDWETSWRQNFPILDIGPFRIVPSWEESEDGGQIPLRLDPGLAFGTGQHPTTFMCLELLGENVRADSHVFDVGCGSGILAIAARKLGATRVVASDLDPFCVSASEENARENGVEIEVHERAGAAWTKEKFNLVVANLMSDLLIRLAPELRAATEDGGTLIVSGISSPRADDVEAALVAAGFKREEKRERDGDFKPEGNADYRERWAAFRFST; encoded by the coding sequence ATGACTGAAAAATGGACGGAATTGCGCGCGCGCGTCACGACGGAAGATAGCGAACTCGCGGCGTACTGGATGATGGAATCGGGCTGTGACGGCGTGCAAATCGACGACACTCAGTTGCACTTCGACGCCAGCGAAGACGCGACTTTTGAAACCAAAGGCACTGCCGATGTGCGTTCGTTTGTTCTCGAAGCCGACGCCGCTGAAATCGCCGAGAAAATTAAAGCGGCACTTGCGGAAGCAGATATCAAAGCGGAAATCGAAATGCTGCTGGTGAAAGAAGAAGATTGGGAAACCTCGTGGCGACAGAATTTTCCGATTCTTGACATAGGCCCGTTTCGTATTGTGCCGTCGTGGGAAGAAAGTGAAGACGGCGGCCAGATTCCGCTACGCCTTGATCCTGGCCTTGCGTTTGGCACCGGCCAGCATCCGACGACGTTTATGTGTCTGGAATTGCTGGGCGAAAATGTCCGCGCCGATTCGCACGTTTTCGATGTCGGTTGCGGTAGCGGGATTTTGGCGATTGCCGCGCGCAAGCTCGGCGCGACGCGCGTTGTTGCCAGCGATCTCGATCCGTTTTGCGTTTCTGCCAGCGAAGAGAACGCACGCGAAAACGGCGTCGAAATTGAAGTTCACGAACGCGCGGGCGCGGCGTGGACAAAAGAAAAGTTCAACCTCGTTGTGGCGAATTTAATGAGCGATTTGCTGATTCGTCTCGCGCCCGAACTGCGCGCTGCGACCGAAGATGGCGGCACTTTAATCGTTTCGGGAATTTCTTCGCCGCGAGCCGATGATGTGGAAGCCGCACTTGTCGCAGCCGGTTTCAAGCGCGAAGAAAAACGCGAGCGCGATGGCGACTTCAAGCCCGAAGGCAACGCCGATTACCGCGAACGTTGGGCCGCGTTTCGTTTCAGCACCTGA
- a CDS encoding HD domain-containing phosphohydrolase — protein MSISHSSDFSSARTAMQSAVEEFARIASQELETAQREAETAREEAASLRLQLESVQQERDEIQSNLVFLEATANTLRSRVEELGNQADEWQTRAEALHNNVAELRASNNELREHNDGLQQTCASHENKIAATEAQLQAQLHRNGQLHSELLELYADLRAEDLPSLILRIAIKLTDSESGVFADSNAEHALSDVGLENMKPEVRDSIFEYARRAMENGEPIVVNDSDALPDGAGLVNLAALPVAVQGDTRGVILVANKRNAAYDDDDTELLLSIGHHAGVAMENRRLHCALGDAYVSTVAVLADAIEAKDPYTRGHCQSVSDIAVEVGKRLGWQGEELDTIRYAALLHDVGKIGVPDGILLKPGRLLPEEFSIIQRHALIGSDLVKRVPSLTHIAPVILHHHERIDGSGYPDGQSGDEIEVAARIIGIVDSFDAMTSTRPYRDPVSRVEAIEELKRCAGTQFDSKLVDIVAAVLAEHAVENETLCND, from the coding sequence ATGTCCATTTCGCATTCGTCCGATTTTTCTTCCGCGCGTACCGCGATGCAAAGTGCCGTCGAAGAATTTGCGCGCATCGCTTCTCAAGAACTCGAAACCGCGCAGCGTGAAGCCGAAACCGCGCGCGAAGAAGCCGCCTCGCTGCGTTTGCAACTCGAATCGGTGCAGCAGGAGCGCGACGAAATACAGTCGAATCTGGTCTTCCTTGAAGCGACTGCGAATACTTTGCGCTCGCGCGTTGAGGAACTGGGCAATCAGGCCGATGAGTGGCAAACCCGCGCCGAAGCATTGCACAACAATGTTGCCGAACTGCGCGCCAGCAACAATGAACTACGCGAGCACAACGATGGGTTGCAGCAAACCTGCGCCAGTCACGAAAACAAAATCGCCGCAACCGAAGCGCAACTGCAAGCGCAATTGCACCGCAACGGGCAGCTTCACAGCGAACTGCTGGAGCTTTATGCCGATTTGCGCGCCGAAGATTTACCGTCGCTCATCTTGCGTATCGCAATAAAACTCACCGACAGCGAATCCGGAGTCTTCGCCGATTCCAATGCGGAACATGCGCTATCGGATGTCGGGCTGGAAAACATGAAGCCGGAAGTCCGCGACAGCATTTTTGAATATGCTCGTCGCGCGATGGAAAACGGCGAACCGATCGTCGTTAATGATTCGGATGCGTTGCCCGACGGGGCCGGTTTGGTAAACCTCGCGGCGCTTCCGGTTGCGGTTCAAGGCGATACGCGCGGCGTCATTCTGGTGGCGAATAAGCGCAACGCGGCTTACGACGACGACGATACCGAACTGCTTCTCAGCATCGGCCATCACGCAGGTGTTGCGATGGAAAACCGGCGCTTGCACTGCGCGCTCGGCGACGCGTATGTTTCCACCGTCGCGGTTCTCGCCGATGCCATCGAAGCCAAAGACCCTTACACGCGCGGTCACTGCCAGAGCGTTTCGGACATCGCTGTCGAAGTCGGCAAGCGTCTGGGCTGGCAGGGCGAAGAACTCGATACCATTCGCTATGCGGCGCTGTTGCACGATGTCGGTAAAATCGGCGTGCCCGACGGAATTTTGCTCAAGCCAGGGCGCTTGTTGCCGGAAGAATTTTCGATTATCCAGCGTCACGCGCTAATCGGTAGCGACTTGGTGAAGCGCGTGCCTTCGCTGACGCACATCGCGCCGGTAATTTTGCATCATCACGAACGCATCGACGGTTCCGGTTATCCCGACGGGCAAAGCGGCGATGAAATCGAAGTCGCAGCGCGTATTATCGGCATCGTCGATTCCTTTGACGCGATGACTTCAACGCGTCCTTATCGCGACCCGGTTTCGCGCGTCGAAGCGATCGAAGAACTCAAGCGCTGCGCCGGAACGCAGTTCGACAGCAAATTAGTAGATATTGTCGCCGCTGTTCTTGCTGAACACGCGGTCGAAAACGAGACTCTTTGTAATGACTGA
- a CDS encoding superoxide dismutase, whose protein sequence is MPHELPQLPYETNALEAAIDEQTMQIHHGKHHAAYVNNLNAALEKHPELESKSIEELVRDLDSIPEDIRAAVRNNGGGHLNHSLFWPSMSPSGGGEPTGPLAEAITSAFGSFDAFKTQFQDAGVKRFGSGWVWLVKDAAGQLKITSTPNQDNPLTEGLTPLLGNDVWEHAYYLRYQNLRPKYLEAWWNVVNWDVVSERFAA, encoded by the coding sequence ATGCCACACGAATTACCGCAGTTGCCGTATGAAACCAATGCGCTCGAAGCTGCTATCGACGAGCAGACGATGCAAATCCATCACGGCAAGCATCACGCCGCGTATGTGAACAACCTCAACGCTGCGCTTGAAAAGCATCCTGAATTGGAAAGCAAGTCCATCGAAGAACTGGTGCGCGATCTCGATAGCATTCCCGAAGACATCCGCGCTGCTGTTCGCAACAACGGCGGCGGCCATCTCAACCATTCGCTGTTCTGGCCTTCCATGAGCCCGAGCGGCGGCGGCGAACCGACAGGCCCGTTGGCGGAAGCCATCACCTCGGCGTTTGGTTCGTTCGACGCGTTCAAAACGCAGTTCCAGGACGCGGGTGTCAAGCGTTTCGGAAGCGGCTGGGTTTGGCTTGTGAAAGATGCTGCCGGTCAGCTGAAAATCACGTCCACGCCGAATCAGGACAATCCCCTTACCGAAGGTTTAACGCCGCTTCTGGGCAACGACGTTTGGGAACACGCGTATTATCTGCGCTACCAGAACCTGCGTCCGAAGTACCTCGAAGCCTGGTGGAACGTCGTCAACTGGGACGTTGTTTCAGAGCGTTTCGCGGCATAG